A window of the Lagopus muta isolate bLagMut1 chromosome 1, bLagMut1 primary, whole genome shotgun sequence genome harbors these coding sequences:
- the CCDC71L gene encoding coiled-coil domain-containing protein 71L — protein MTRSRKQAALERGAGKMNPEAGSAAEGARAAAAAGAAGNGTAPGAWGLEGDSEKVVYSRSQVSYAGTKALGDALKLFMPKSTEFMSSDSELWNFLCSLKHEFSPVILRSKDVYGYASCRAVVPDPPPPSAERPRHRPGKRRLPPAKRRAAVTGDSAKRPRRRRRRRRRAQGWRHRAAPAADGTHGEERLEAAAGPPGEDEAEAEDSERGGPAEQAAWRQPFGGKSLEEIWKAATPRLTTFPTIRVRGGVCNWRSLEAARRRAQRILGVDLSPVVRVRRLPVAPS, from the coding sequence ATGACCCGCAGCAGGAAGCAGGCGGCGCTGGAGAGAGGAGCCGGCAAGATGAACCCAGAAGCGGGGAGCGCCGCGGAGGGGgcccgggcggcggcggcggcgggggcagCCGGGAACGGAACGGCGCCCGGCGCCTGGGGGCTGGAGGGGGATTCGGAGAAAGTTGTATACTCGCGTTCGCAGGTCTCCTACGCCGGCACCAAGGCGCTGGGCGACGCCCTCAAGCTCTTCATGCCCAAGTCCACCGAGTTCATGAGCTCCGACTCGGAGCTATGGAACTTCCTTTGCAGCCTCAAGCACGAGTTCTCCCCGGTCATCCTCCGCAGCAAGGACGTCTACGGCTACGCCTCCTGCCGCGCCGTCGTCCCCGACCCGCCGCCGCCCTCGGCCGAGCGGCCCCGCCACCGGCCCGGCAAACGGCGCCTCCCGCCCGCCAAGCGCCGGGCCGCGGTCACGGGCGACTCCGCCAAACggccccggcggcggcggcggcgccgcaGGAGGGCGCAGGGCTGGCGGCACCGAGCGGCACCGGCGGCCGATGGCACCCACGGCGAGGAGCGGctggaggcggcggcggggccgccggGCGAGGACGAGGCTGAGGCCGAGGACAGCGAGCGGGGCGGCCCGGCCGAGCAGGCCGCCTGGAGGCAGCCGTTCGGCGGCAAGTCGCTGGAGGAGATCTGGAAGGCGGCCACCCCTCGCCTCACCACCTTCCCAACCATCCGGGTGCGCGGCGGCGTCTGCAACTGGCGCAGCCTGGAGGCGGCGCGGCGCCGGGCGCAGCGGATCCTCGGCGTGGACCTGTCGCCCGTGGTGCGGGTGCGCCGCCTGCCCGTGGCGCCGTCCTGA